The Phragmites australis chromosome 13, lpPhrAust1.1, whole genome shotgun sequence DNA window ACCTCTTTCGATTGCTTTGACTAGCAGTACAACCATTACATTCCGATTTCACTCCTAATATTGAGCTGTTCCGGATATCCCAATTCCACTACATGGCTTTGTAAACTGTAATCTAGCTGGTTGGGAGCTGAACATGCCTAATTCCTTATATCAGAGCCTTTCTTCTGATAACAAGGTCGTAAATTATCTTTAGGAGAGAATTTAGAATAGGATATCTTTTGCACTTTGCACGTATGTCAAGTTTGTTGGCATCAGCTTTAAAGTTCTCTATCTACAGAATTGTTCTAATCAGAAAAATCAAGTTAGAAATTGGGCTACTGAAGCCAAAAATTTGGTGTAGCTCTGTTCCTAGTTATCTTTGTCGCTGTATCATATGGAATGGGATCCCCTGACATTACGTCAGAGAGCAGTCCAATCAATTTTGGACGTCCGATCTGGAACCGACAGATCAGATGGTCTGCTACAGTACCACGGTAAACAGTAAAAGATATACAGTAAGCATGTGAACAGTAGCTAAACATACTGTTTGGTACTGTAGCTACGTCAGAGAACTGTAGCGCCAGACACAAATTACTGTGCTCCTCTGACGTAAAACGAGCTACGTCAGAGGAACCTTTTCCGTATCATATTGCCATTTTACATTGAGAATCCCATCTTGCAACTGATGTATTTTGCGGATGTGGAGTCATGAAAATTGGTGGAGCTGTGCCACCTGACTGCCTGGGAGGAGGTGATCAACTAGTTACCATTTTCATCTCCATGCTGCAAATTATGCAGGTTTGAGATTACTCTTATTAGCAgtacacatatatacattttAAGCACCTATTTATATCATTTATAGGTAGCCCGTCCGAACAGAATAAGGAATAATGTAGAGAGCTTTGGCCCTTCTTGGGTTTTCGATGGAAAATACTTTGGATGATTTATGTTTGTCTATTACTTTGGATGAAATAGGATAGGTTGATTTGTAATTCATATTCTAGAAGTAGTCTATGATGTATTTCCTGCTTGCAAGGCCACAATAACACCATATTTCTGTTGTAGGTACTGGCTGTCAGGTTGGGCACAACTATCCAATCCCTTGCAAACTATTCTGCTGCGGGCTGGGATTCTTGCTCCAGATCGAATGGCATCTATGGACCAGAAGGGTGGGCATCATGATAGGCGCATGTGTCATCCACTTACTCATTGCCCTTTGATCTCGAGGCTGGGACAATCTTAGAATATCCCAGTGCTTCTAAAAATAAAGCTGCACGACCGACAATTGAAGTTACTTGATGCTAATTTCTTTTTTAGCATATACAAATGATGCTAAAGCTTGTCTATGCATATGAATTGATGCTGCAAGAAAAAAACTTCCTTGCTGTGCTACTGAAGAAATTATTGAGTACTTGTACAATATGGAAAAACCGAAGACATAGAGCCCCTATTTCTTTATTTCGTTGCGAGTAGTATGATTTTATCAATAACGACAACGTTTGTGAAATTCTAATTGTATCATGGAGATTCTTTGATTCATATACCTTGCGGATGATTTGAAATATTGATTTACTTACAGAGCAGAAGTCCATAAGGGTACCATTAATAATTTTTCCAATAATATCTTATTCCTAGATCTGTAGTCACTCTACTAGCTAAACATATTCACTACCAGCTCTAGCTTCATAGCAGATATACTCCACTGTAAATTTTTAAAGTAGAACTGAAAAACCTACAATGAAGTTGTGCTAAATAGATCAATGAATAGTCAATTCACTACtttatatcatttattttctcagcATAAGTAAATGGTGAAAGTGTATCTTTAGCTTATGTGAATGAGTTCTGAGTCGATCTAATggcttagaaaaaataaaacttgCATCCTCGTTACTGAGTATAGGATgacttttaatttttattagaCATTGTATCGAACATGATCCTCTCCCTctcagagaagaaaaagaaaataaatcattAGATATAATGCATTGTGAAAAATGTATATCGAAACAGAATGGTTTCGGTGTGAATGATCAGCGACCTGAAAGTTGAACGTGCAACTTGTACATGCCTAACCCATGCACGTGGCTGCCGTGACACACCTTTTCCACTGTTTCACCCCACGCCCACTTACCCCGACAAGTACAGCTCACACGGTAAACGTTATTCACTGATAGCACAAACTGACAGAGGCAACGATCCCATTTTCCTCACGCTATGACGTCCGTCAACAATCCATACCGTCGAAAATAGATCTCTAAGTTCACGGTGAAGTAAAATCACTGTAACTTCGCTTCACCATTAGCCGTTAGACGTAGATGAATAGGTAGCATTGTATGCTACAGCAGTTATAAACAATGAAATTGATACATCACCGTTGCTACGACGTCAGGATGGCGTTCGCCAGCTCACAAATCACTTGTTCACCTCTGACGTCGCCGGGGTGAGGTCAGAGGATGCTGTCGTCGGCCGAGAATCGGCGTATCGGCCACCGGCGAGCTCGGGGCCCGACTAGTCTAGCCGCCCCCGTCCGGACACCGAGAGCGAGGCAGCCCGCGGCCGCGCGGCGGGACCTCGCAGCCACGGAAGGCGTCCCGCCGCGTCCACGCACCCCATTCGTATAACAAACCCGCGCGACCGGAGAACACCCCGCGCGGTGGCGTGCGGTCGGCCCCGGTGGAACCGAAGCCAAAAATCCCTTgccttcccctctctccctcccccgcACCGCACCGCATCGCATCTCCGGccacctccctcccctccttcctTGCGTGCCGTCTCCACTTCCCCAGTTCCCCTCCTCGCTTGATTCCCGAACCCAAGCAGCGGCGGCGATGACGCGTGGCGCAACTAACCGCCGCCATTTTCTATTCGATTTCGTGCCGCTTTACAACCACACCTCGCAGCAGGTAGGGGGAGCCCATAGTTGAAGAAGCATCCAATCATACATCGAACCGATCGAAGGAAAACAAAGGGAGAAAGAGCGCGCCGCGTGTAGCTGCGGATTGGAACGATGGAGGCGTGCTGCTGCCCCTCGTCGGCGCCGTCCGCGTCCATCCTCGGCGCCCCCGGCGCTGCActccgccgccgcttctccgcgtcggcggcgggcgggagggCGCTGGCGACGGCCCCGGCGCGCCCGCTCCGCGCGTCAGCGGTCACGCTGGCCACCGCGCTCGCGCCGAGGCTggggcagcagcggcggcgcggtGGCGGCGTCGTCAGGGCGGTGTACGAGCGGTTCACGGAGCGGGCAGTGAAGGCGGTGGTGTTCTCGCAGCGGGAGGCGCGCGGGATGGGGGACGAGGCGGTGGCGCCGCACCACCTGCTGCTGGGCCTCGTCGCCGTGGACAGGTCCGCGGCGGGGTTCCTCGGGTCGGGGGTCCGCGTTGAGCGCGCCCGCGAGGCGTGCCGCGCCGCCCTGGGCAAGGGCGGGCCCGCGCAGGCGGCCACGGGGCTGGCCATGGACGTGCCCTTCTCGACTGCCAGCCAGCGCGTCTTCGAGGCTGCGGTGGAATTCTCCAGGAACATGGGCTGCAACTTCGTCTCGCCGGATCACATCGCGCTCGGCCTCTTCACCTTGGACGATCCCACCACCAACAGCATCCTCAAGAGGTTGGTGGTGGCGTTCTGTTCCATATCACCCCAAAAAACCTGCtattttttccatctttttgGCTAGTGATCCACGATAATGTGATCAACTATCATCAAGACAACAACATCTTCATTGCATAATAAGTAAGCATTAAGAAGAATAGTGGTGTTTTGGCAATTTGCCCTAAGAAGTATGCCTCTTTCAGAGTGTTAAAAATGCACTTAGCCAGTTAGTCACAACTAGAGCTAATCCGCTAATAAGCTCGTAGATAAGGAGGGACATTTCACATTTGTTTTCTAATTGCACTATAGAAGTATATCATGAGAAAATTCATCAGCCTGGCAGCTGGGAATGCAAGCAAACTTACCCAGTAGCAAGGACCGCTTGCGGTGGATGGTCAGACTGGTGGATGCGGACTTCCCAAAGAAATGTGCAATCATTAAAGcgaaaaatagataaatgttTGTCCTGTTCTACTTTTCATAATTTGTGTTTTTTTACCAATGAATGGTGTTTGCTGTAGCTTAGGAGCAGATGCAAGTCAGCTAGCAAAGCAGGCACTCGCTCGAGCCCTAGGGGAGCTTGCCAAGGATGGCAGGGAGCGTGTGGCATTGCCATCTTTCAAAGGGCGTGAGAAATCTACCCCTGGAAGCGGCAAGTCTGCAATTGTCAAATACACGTACAAAAAGAAAGGTCAGGGGCCAGCTACTTAGTTGGACTTTATGCTACTATTCTTGGTAAAAAGAGCTCATTGAATGAATTGGCTTGTTTAATATGTCATTACAGAGAAGGGTGCACTAGCTCAATTTTGTGTGGATTTGACCATGCGAGCAAGTGGAGGATTGATTGATCCTGTTATTGGTCGCAAGGAGGAGATCAAAAGAGTAGTTCAGATTATATGCAGGCGAACAAAGAACAACCCGATTCTTTTGGGTGAAGCAGGTGTTGGTAAAACAGCTATTGCTGAGGGCTTGGCTCTTAAAATTGCTAATGGAGATGTTCCTATTTTCCTCGTGGTAAGATCCAGTGACCAGTGACGGATTCCCATTTCCCGGTCATGTTTTTTGTAAAATTTTGATCACACAACTGTATTTAATAGTTATCACTCGCTCCATTTATAGGGAAAGCGTATATTGTCATTGGATGTTGCTCTACTTATGGCTGGTGCGAAGGAGAGGGGTGAACTGGAAGCCAGGATTACCAGTTTACTGCGTGAAGTGCGGAAAGCAGGTTATCTGACGTGTCCATTATAAATCACCTGatattgaactttttttttcttggtatACAATGTTAAAGTGTGAATTGATCATGCAGGTGATATTATTGTCTTCATTGATGAGGTTCATACTCTTATTGGATCTGGCATTGCTGGTAGAGGAAGTAAGGGAGCTGGTCTTGATATTGCCAATTTGCTGAAGCCTGCACTCGCTAGACGTGAATTGCAGGTATGAATTTACATTACAATCTCCCGGAGTCTATGTTGACTATCTTGCTTTGCACTTAATGCATGACACTTCCCGAATAGGCAGCATTGATGCATGAGTTGCATCATTTTACTTATTGTATATATGTGTGGTTTGCGTGTTGCCCTAACTTTTACCTAAACATCTAGTGATATCATATGATTTCATTAGCTGCAATGTCCAAACAGACGGCACTATACTACTCATGCACTGTGTACAATTTGTATAATTAGAGAAGCATGCACCTGTAGCCTGTTGATTGCCTAGCCTATCCGCAATGAAGGTTTCTTATTTTTGAAAGAACATCGATGAGGAATAGTTGCGAAGAATAGTTAGTGGTTAGACTGATGCAGCGATGCTTCTTGTACTCCTCTTGCTATACTGTTAGTTCTTAGTGTATACTTTGTCACTTGACTGATATTCCATCTTTACAAAGATGTGTAAAATGTTTATGAATGTTTGCCATGATCCGCATCCATGCTAAAACAACTTGTATTGTAAATCAAGTGTTTTATATGCCATCCAGCTGTCcaagttcattttttttctttccacgTGGTTATTCTTGTCTTTGCACTCAGTGCATTGCATCTACAACTCTGGATGAACACCGGTTGCATTTTGAGAAGGATAAGGGTTTGGCCCGCAGATTCCAGCCAGTATTTGTAAATGAGCCTAGTCAGGTAGCTCAGATTTCTCTTTCAGAAGTCACTTGGTAGGGTGGGTTTCAGTTTTCTCTTATTAATCCTTTGCACCCCCTGCAGGAGGATGCCGTGAAGATACTACTTGGTCTGCGTGAAAAATATGAGACTTACCACAAATGCAAATACACCTTAGAAGGGATCAATGCAGCAGTTTATTTGTCAGCGAGATACATCCCTGACAGACATCTTCCCGATAAGGCTATTGATCTGATTGATGAAGCTGGTAGTAGAGCCCGGATGGAGTCATTTaaaaggaagaaggaagagCAGTGCTCTATTCTCTCCAAGTCACCAGAGGAATATTGGCAAGAGATTAGAGCTGTCCAGGGCATGCATGAAGTGGTAATACAATGTTTGCAATAGAGCAGTTGCAATTTGCAAATATTCCATATACTGATGAATGCTTAATATTTCATTGTGCATTACATTTCAGGCACTGAATAACAGGTTGAAGTATTCTCTAGATGAGAGTGACAAAGAGAATGATGTTGATACTGAAGTACTAGATGAGGGCAAGATTGCTTCAGCATCTACACCGCCAACTTCAGTTGATGAGTAGGTTCTCTCACGTCATACACAGTAGTCTCCACATCCTGCAACTAAGCACCATAAAACTATAATCACTCTTAATGTGCAGACCGATTCTGGTTGGATCCGAGGAAATTGCAAGAGTGGCATCATTGTGGTCAGGGATACCAGTCCAGAAGTTGACAGCGGATGAAAGAAAGCTTCTAGTGGGACTAGATGATGAACTCAGAAAGCGTGTCATAGGTCAAGATGATGCTGTTGTGGCCATATCTAAAGCTGTGAAGAGATCACGTTTTGGCCTGAATGATCCTGACAGACCTATTGCTACACTACTTTTCTGTGGCCCAACAGGAGTCGGAAAAACTGAACTCGCCAAAGCACTAGCAGCAAGTTATTTTGGATCTGTGGGTTACTCTTTCCTTCTTACATCATTATGTTGTTATTTATAGAGTTTGTGACATGTTTCATGGAATATGTCTTGAAAAAGTTTCTTTCGTTTAACAGGAGTCAGCTATGGTTAGTTTAGATATGAGTGAGTATATGGACAGGCATACTGTGAGCAAGCTGATAGGCTCTCCTCCTGGGTACATGGGATTCGATGAAGGTGGTACTTTGACTGAAGCAGTCAGGAGGAAACCATTCACTGTAGTCTTGCTTGATGAAATAGAGAAAGCTCATCCAGATATTTTTAACATTCTTCTCCAAATATTTGAAGATGGACATCTGACTGACTCACAAGTACTAGCTCCTGacatttgcatttttttttgtcaagtcTATAGAATCAATTCATGAATTGTGAGTTTCAGAACTTGTTTACAAAATCATGCACCTGGAGAGTATGCTAGCCACTCAATAAGTTGATTGCTATAGTTCTACCCTTGCTAATTTCTTTAGTGAAATAAATTACTGATCCAACCCTAAAGATAGAAATAGATTTGCCTAAGTTGTTTCATAAAAGCAATTTATTTCACATAGGCCTTGTCCTCCCTGTGATCCCATTACGATGTGCATTATTGAATGTTCGTGCTAACTACAGGGGCGCAGAGTTTCCTTCAAGAACACATTAATTTTCATGACATCAAATGTTGGTTCTACATCAATTTCGAGTGGAAGGAGGAGCATAGGTTTCTCGACGCAAAAGGATACAGTAGAAACCACATATGCTGCGATGAAATCCCTTGTAATGGAAGAGTTGAAGGCATTTTTCCGACCTGAATTGCTCAATAGATTGGACGAAGTGGTTGTGTTCCGTCCTCTCGAGAAGACTCAGGTCTGTTGTTTCTATACACCTTAcacttattttattttgttaataCTATGTGGTTTTGATTGTTGGGCAACGAGGAGATTATGCTAGTCTAAAACAAAACTTTTTTTACCGTATTCACTcagaaaatcatgctagtaaGAGATTATAGATCGTTAACGCTTGACGcgtagtgcagcggaagaagagttggagaagaccgatccaacgtcgtgcgcgtcaaactcctcgagcagcttcttgatcagttccacgaccaactccgagcaagtggtcgtgctcctcgaccaactcatCGACCAGCTTCTGATCAGGTCTATCAcgtcctcgaccagttctgaACACGTCACGTTCAACTCGTCGAGAAGATCAGCGTCGCAATAGCAATAGTGCCTTCACGGTATCCATATGTACTGGGTAGAAACGCTGAGCGCCGATGTGTTTGCACCGCacgtgcggctagggttttgggagatcgtgtggaaggctgcggctagggtttcagagtggctcaacctcagcacGTCCTACCCATATCTCTCTTTAtttagagctcgccaatgggctcccacgttgaaATCCCTTTAGGACTCTTAATTTcttatggatcacaatccaatcaaaactcatatacgaatccaattcgcatattttgttccaacccattaagtgtgtgacccgttaggtttatGTACAAACGGTTACATCTCGGAAACCCTTTCTAAACCGAACTCAATAGCGATCCCTAACAAGACATGTTGACACTCGAGTAtatataaaagatcatatcggttgaatcttgatatacacatgcacagATCCCTTTGCCttatgataccagtcaagctcaaggtgagatacgtgccaccttTATAATagcccgaccattcactcgatcaagtagtggattcatcatgattaactctttaatcatattggcatggctatGCACTttttcaatccaactacctcgaggggtccagagatatctcttccgttatcaaggaggggcaaattctatcttgatcgctcataccctacgacatgtttcatgacaaacccaaaaactaccagTTACGAAATAATGTTTGatagcctcaaagtatgccactacacattttgggaatcaatgacgatctcaagtctaaggatcctgcaggtacaccatttgagataacaactgatggtatatcataaataacaatcccagcagtatcttaaggtgagtctatccaacatcatgttctttaacataaatgtccacattattgatctgATATCTCTATACTTATGATCTATGAAACgtaatcatcaatcaatacatgtgttgatcttatatatcatcacaatgatatacgaccagcgatcgactaagaataacatcatgatataaacaaagagtttcataaaCAAGTCATATatttgccaatcaatgtaaacgatagttattcttggaataacacattattcggtagtacatgaacatagacgtgtgatacaatcatctttttgattgcctctagggcatatcgccttcaatctcccacttgcactagagccaatcatgta harbors:
- the LOC133889122 gene encoding chaperone protein ClpD2, chloroplastic-like isoform X2 translates to MEACCCPSSAPSASILGAPGAALRRRFSASAAGGRALATAPARPLRASAVTLATALAPRLGQQRRRGGGVVRAVYERFTERAVKAVVFSQREARGMGDEAVAPHHLLLGLVAVDRSAAGFLGSGVRVERAREACRAALGKGGPAQAATGLAMDVPFSTASQRVFEAAVEFSRNMGCNFVSPDHIALGLFTLDDPTTNSILKSLGADASQLAKQALARALGELAKDGRERVALPSFKGREKSTPGSGKSAIVKYTYKKKEKGALAQFCVDLTMRASGGLIDPVIGRKEEIKRVVQIICRRTKNNPILLGEAGVGKTAIAEGLALKIANGDVPIFLVGKRILSLDVALLMAGAKERGELEARITSLLREVRKAGDIIVFIDEVHTLIGSGIAGRGSKGAGLDIANLLKPALARRELQEDAVKILLGLREKYETYHKCKYTLEGINAAVYLSARYIPDRHLPDKAIDLIDEAGSRARMESFKRKKEEQCSILSKSPEEYWQEIRAVQGMHEVALNNRLKYSLDESDKENDVDTEVLDEGKIASASTPPTSVDEPILVGSEEIARVASLWSGIPVQKLTADERKLLVGLDDELRKRVIGQDDAVVAISKAVKRSRFGLNDPDRPIATLLFCGPTGVGKTELAKALAASYFGSESAMVSLDMSEYMDRHTVSKLIGSPPGYMGFDEGGTLTEAVRRKPFTVVLLDEIEKAHPDIFNILLQIFEDGHLTDSQGRRVSFKNTLIFMTSNVGSTSISSGRRSIGFSTQKDTVETTYAAMKSLVMEELKAFFRPELLNRLDEVVVFRPLEKTQILAILNIILQEVKARLLALGIGLEISDSMKNLISQRGYDRNYGARSLRRAVTRLVEDVISEAILSGQYKPGDTIMMDVDATGKPCLSRRNDRTVQLSDPAPTL
- the LOC133889122 gene encoding chaperone protein ClpD2, chloroplastic-like isoform X1, with product MEACCCPSSAPSASILGAPGAALRRRFSASAAGGRALATAPARPLRASAVTLATALAPRLGQQRRRGGGVVRAVYERFTERAVKAVVFSQREARGMGDEAVAPHHLLLGLVAVDRSAAGFLGSGVRVERAREACRAALGKGGPAQAATGLAMDVPFSTASQRVFEAAVEFSRNMGCNFVSPDHIALGLFTLDDPTTNSILKSLGADASQLAKQALARALGELAKDGRERVALPSFKGREKSTPGSGKSAIVKYTYKKKEKGALAQFCVDLTMRASGGLIDPVIGRKEEIKRVVQIICRRTKNNPILLGEAGVGKTAIAEGLALKIANGDVPIFLVGKRILSLDVALLMAGAKERGELEARITSLLREVRKAGDIIVFIDEVHTLIGSGIAGRGSKGAGLDIANLLKPALARRELQCIASTTLDEHRLHFEKDKGLARRFQPVFVNEPSQEDAVKILLGLREKYETYHKCKYTLEGINAAVYLSARYIPDRHLPDKAIDLIDEAGSRARMESFKRKKEEQCSILSKSPEEYWQEIRAVQGMHEVALNNRLKYSLDESDKENDVDTEVLDEGKIASASTPPTSVDEPILVGSEEIARVASLWSGIPVQKLTADERKLLVGLDDELRKRVIGQDDAVVAISKAVKRSRFGLNDPDRPIATLLFCGPTGVGKTELAKALAASYFGSESAMVSLDMSEYMDRHTVSKLIGSPPGYMGFDEGGTLTEAVRRKPFTVVLLDEIEKAHPDIFNILLQIFEDGHLTDSQGRRVSFKNTLIFMTSNVGSTSISSGRRSIGFSTQKDTVETTYAAMKSLVMEELKAFFRPELLNRLDEVVVFRPLEKTQILAILNIILQEVKARLLALGIGLEISDSMKNLISQRGYDRNYGARSLRRAVTRLVEDVISEAILSGQYKPGDTIMMDVDATGKPCLSRRNDRTVQLSDPAPTL